Part of the Anopheles coluzzii chromosome 3, AcolN3, whole genome shotgun sequence genome is shown below.
ctgccgaaatctgccaatataatctggccacactggcccACAGAGCAAAAGCTCGCTCGAAAGGTCAATAACCGTCGCcaaacgtcaaaaacgaccgtcgccagcgcctcgaaatcgttgcgagtttcgctcgctggcgacgtcggtttgcagtacatgcgacgccggttttgacgttttgcgacggttttgcgacggtggccgccaaaaagctcgccttgccctgtgggcaaagtgaccagaaataccgatgtatgtatatatatccagggtttgaaggaaaaaatctcaattttttaatcattgaactacaaaactcagccaaacaattaaatcaatctaaataatCCAGCGAAAATCAAATGACAGCACGTACGATTAAATCGTATCCAATGGAGCACTGCTGTGGCCCTAAGCGGTCGTGTGGAGCCCCGACAAAAAGAACTTGTcaccacaaaaaaatgttcatCTTAGTCCTTCTTTGGCTTAGAATTCCAATTTTCAGATCGACAATCcagaaaaatcttcatttgtgttcaaccgctgaaccaaatcAAATCCATATCCTAaataaaggatgcatattctcgTGAGATGGAACTTTCATTTTCCGCATTAGCACCCCCTCCCATCCCActtaacacttctttcgcttttacttcttttaagtttcgagttttaacctacccaaaactaccgataaaattttgatgcgcctatAATCTatcgccaaaataatctggccacactggttCGAAGCTAGGTGGCTGTATGGATCAACAACCAGTGAGCCGGATTGTAATTCATTCGTTTGCCGTTCGTTTTGTTCAAACTGTGATAATTTTAATGTACCGAAATATTCGATcgtattgttttctttctcaaAAAGATTTAATTCGTTGAAATGGAAAGTGctgtttcagtttttttgaAGATTATTCGTTTTCCTTCCAACCGCtgtcaaatgtgttttcttttctttacgtAAACAAACGAACTACGCTTCCGCGGTGCCCGAAAATACGAgtgatttacattttaattaaacatgcAACAGTCGTCGGCGGTGGAGCTATCTAAAGCAACTTTACGTATGTCGTTTATGGAGTGAAAGTGTGTTAGCCGTTCTACCGTAAACTCCACACAATAATGTTCCGGAAGCTTACCACAGGTTAGTTTATCTTCGTTTTACTCGCTCGTATCGTGAAGAGATAAGCCattattttatcattattcTCGAAGCATTCAACTCTCGCTGCGCACTTTCACGGTCGTTCAGTGTGTGCGAACTGTCCAAGGAACACCAACAAGTCCAGCAGCTATGCCGTCAGTTCAGCGAGCGAGAATTAAAACCCGCTGCAAGTGCCATCGATCGTAACGGAACGTTCCCGGAGCAGCACATCGCTAAGCTGGCGGAGCTGGGACTGATGCGCGTTACCGTGGCGCCGCTGTATGGTGGATCCGGTTTGGATATGCTTTCCCTTTCGCTGGTAGTCGAGGAACTTTCGCGGGGATGCGGAAGCACCGGCTCGATAGTGTCCATCCACAACTGCCTTTATGCCAACCTGTTGCATCGCCTCGGTACGGACGATCAGAGGGCACGATTTTTCAACaaatacgaaagcaaaaccatCGGAGCGTTCGCTCTTAGTGAGGCAGGGGCTGGCTCGGACGTGGCCGCTATGACGACCAGAGCCACAAGAGATGCCGATGGAAGCTGGATACTGAACGGCACAAAGGCCTGGGTAACATCGGGCATCGAATCGGTGGCGGCGATCGTATTTGCCACCGTCGATCCAGCGCTAAAGTATAAGGGCATAACGGCATTTCTGGTCGATTTTGACAGTGGCGCACTGGCCGGAGTACATCGGGGCCGCCCGGAAGACAAGCTGGGAATTCGTGGTACATCCACGTGCGATTTAATGCTGGAAAACGTGCGTGTGCCGGAAGCAAACGTTCTTGGTACCGTCGGTGGCGGTATGCGCATTGCGATGGAACAGCTGGATCGTGCACGAATTGGCATCGCCTCGCAAGCAATCGGAATAGGTCAAGCCGCTCTAGAAACGGCCGTAGAATATGCAAAGCAGCGTACCGCGTTCGGTGGTACACTGATAGACCTTCCTGCAGTGCGTACCAGAATAGCCGAAATGGGCACACGGCTTGAAATGACCCGACTGCTAGTTCGTAAAGCGGCCGGTGAGATTGACCGTGGACTGCGCGCGACAAAGGCTTGCTCGATGGCCAAATGGATCGCCGGAGAGACGGCAACGTATGCGGCCCATGGTTGTCAGCAAATTTTGGGTGGCATGGGGTACGTGAAAAGCCTGCCGGCCGAGCGGTATTATCGCGATGCACGCATTACCGAGATATATGGCGGTGTGACCGACGTGCAGAAAGCGATCGTAGCGGACCAAATCATCAAGGAGCTGGAATGAGATTGTACTTTGCTGTAGAGGTGGTGGGtaagtgtgagagagaaacacaatttaattgtgttttttacaacaaatttTCCATTTACATTTAATGGCGAGAGTCTGAAAGACTAGGAGGcgtatttttgaattatttttactaCTGTAACGTgcaaatatataaaaaaaagtatacaaGACTATGCAGTAATATTCTAGCCGAAATTAACATAAGCATTGGTACATGTAGTAATTACTGTAATCGTCCCAGAATTATTATATGtacttttttcattcatttttttgttgtaactTACAATCGGCGTAACGTGCGATGCTTCTGAGAGTTACCAAATTCATCCATGTTTCATAATGTGAAGCTCCTTAATTTTCCTTAACTTTTCCCTAATTATTTAATTCTTAAGATAagtttagtttaaaaaaagacacattcTAGTACGAGTAGAGAAGTGCTGTGTAACACCAACAAATGTTGGGTAACAAGTTTAGAAAAAATTTAAAGACTTAGAGTCTTCAAATATCGACATTATTCTTTCTTCAGCTATTATCAGCAATGTtctattcatttttaaatttccataGGTATTGTATTATGTTGAAATCATGCAAGAACTGGTAAAGGGAAAATGGGGATGGTCACTTTGTTCAGTTAAGATGACGTACAAGGTTTAAATGTGATGTTTTGCAGCATGTTGGTATCAGTCCCATATTGTCTAGTGGTTAGGATATCCGGCTCTCACCCGGAAGGCCCGGGTTCGATTCCCGGTATGGGAAATTGCTTTTTGTGCCTCATTTTTTACTCCTCGATTGTcaaaatttttatttgttatcgtatttttcaaaattattgtttattaATCAATCGTAAACAAGTTCCAATACggatgaaaaaacaaattaattatgtACTCGATCTAAGTGCATTAGGCATCTCGAACAAAactttattttgaattttacaCTTCTGTTTGCGCATAGCTAACAGAACCGTGTAGAATACGCTGGCGTGATAGCAAGCAATTATCTGTTTCGGTATTATATGTAAAATTAtgctttaaattaaacattaagtaaacaaacactGGGGGAAAGGGATAGAAAGGCGATCGCTATCGTATAAAGCGTTTAGTGTCATTTAAATTTCCAAATGCATATTATTCTTCCACGCCTAGTAAATTCGATTTGTTTCTGATTTACTTCGCGCTCGCTTCTTGCTGCTCAAATCGTGGATACTTTTGTTCCACCTCGGCCCAGCTTGTGCGTCCTGTTGCTAGATCACGAATAGTGTTTGCAACTTCATCCAACTAAAATTAGATTAGAAACACAATGGGAAACGTTACAAAGGGCATTTACATAAGGGAGATTAAAGTAACACTTACTCCAATGCGAACTTGCTTCATCGAGTCCCGTTCGCGCAGCGTCACCGTATGCGGTTCCTTCAGCGTGTCGAAATCGATCGTAATTCCGTACGGAATGGCAATCTCGTCCGTGCGTGCATAACGACGACCGATCGAACCGCTCGAATCATCCACCTTGTGCGACACGTCGACGGATGTGAGGGCCGAAGCTAGAAGTAAGACAATGAATCCATCATTAACACAATTTCATTTAGATATACGATGGACATAGCTCTGGATCTAATACTTACAAATCTTCTTCACAAACGGTGCAAACTCGGCATTGTTACTCAGCGGAAGCACGGAGCACTTCAACGGGGCCACAACCGGTGGCAGCGAGAAGTAGCTACGCTGTTCGTCGCCTTCGCGCATCCGGAAGCTATGCTCCAGCAGTGAGTACATAATGCGACCAATGCCGAACGAAGGCTCAATGACGCTCGGGGTAATCTCTTCAACGTGCACCGTCTTGGAGGTAGTTTTCACCGCAATCAGATCGTTCGTTAGCTTCACATCGGTGCCATTGACCGCCAGCAAATGCTCCCCACTGTCACCGAGACTCTTGCCAATGGTCTCTACCTCACCCAGGCTCAGCTTTGCCAGCGCCTCCGTAATGGCCTTCGCTTCCTTCTTGAACGCCTTCCCGATGGCGGCCTTGTTCGGTACAACTTCCGTCACTTCGATCGTTTTCGGTGCGGGTAGCTTTTTCTCCGCCACCAGCTTCACTCCCGTCGCGTTCGTGTGCTGCGTCAGATCGTACGCAGACCGATCGGCACATCCGACGCACTCGATCCATCCGTAGCTGGTGAGACATTCCGCATCCCAGCAATCGCACGCGTAATGTGCCATCTCGTTGCCCATGTGCTGCCGGAACCGCAGCCGTTCGGGCAAAATGCCAATCCGGTGCAGGTACATCTGTATGCGGGCCATAAAGTAGCCGAGCGTTTCGTTCGCGACCAGTCCACTCGCTACGGCATCACCGATCCGGATCTGTTGGGCACTCTTTCCGTCCATCTGGTTGCAGGCGGAGTAGAGCGTCATTACCGTGTCCGCGACGTTCTCGAACTTGGGATGGTTTTTGGCCTGCGGATCGCAGAAGTGTTCGATCTCGCACATGGTAAACTCGCGCACCCGGATCAGACCGGAGCGGGGTGAAATTTCATTCCGGAAGCTGTTGCCGATCTGGGCCGCAGCGAACGGTAGCCGGCCCTGGTTGAACTCGAGCAGTCGCTTGAAGTTCACGAAAATTCCCTGCGCCGTTTCGGGACGCAGGAAACCCTTCACCAACCCGGTCGGTCCGATCTGCGTACCGAACATTAGGTTGAACTCGATCGGCTCCGTCAGATCGTTACCGGTGATGGGCGATTTCATGTTGTACTTTCGCAGAATCGCTGCCATCTCGTCCTTGGTCATACCGTCCAGCTTGATCACGATATCGGCACACTCGTCCTTCAGCTCCGCCGTCGCATCCTTGGCCGCTGCCAGCTTCTCCAGGTGATTTTTAATCAGATGGTCCAGCCGGAAACATTCACCATTCTTTACGTCCTTCGTCATCAGATCGGCAAAGCGATCGACATGGCCGGACGCCTTCAGGACCGGTTCCGGCGTCAGGATGGAACAATCTACCTCGAGCATCTGCTCCTCGAGCACGAAGAACTGACGCCACGTGTTGATCATATTGGACTTGAGCGCACAGCCCATCGGTCCAAAGTCGTACTGACCGGTAATGCCACCGTAGATGGCAAAGCTTTGGTCGTAGAAGAACCGTCGCTTCAGCAGATCCTCCATACGGGCCCGATCGAAGCTGGCCACCTGGGGAGCGAGGCTCAATTCACGATCTTCAAGCACCTTCTTGCGCGCCTTCAACTCATTGACCGCTTTCTTCACGTCAATTTCTGGAGCACCTTCACTTTTGAGCTTGCGTACCAAGTCGCCCTGTACGCGCGTGTGGTGAAAGGAAGATAGAAAATTGCATCATTAGAAACGCAAATTTAGAAAGGCTGCATCAAATGCATCTCGAATGGCCACCTACCTGCTCCTTAACTGCTTCGCGCAACGGCGCCAGCTCTGCCTCAATCTTTGGATCAGTCATGTTTTCCAACAGCTGGAGACGAAGCTTCACGTCACGATGCTTTTTGTTCGAACCCCAATTGAAGGGCTTTCGGAATGAGGGGTCGCTTTGGCTGGCTGCTACCGCGTACGAGCGACTCTGTACCGCTGGATTCCACTCGATGTGTTTTCGGGGGATTGGCTGTTGCTGTAGCCTTGTGGACGAACTGACGATTAATCGAACGCAACGGGGAGAAGATACTAAGGAGGATATGTGTCGCACTGCTGCTCCGGGGCTGCTGCCGCCTCTAGGAACTAATCTACTGAGGAAGTTGAGAAAAAGCTGAGTGGACATTTACGAACGCAATCCACCACCATCCGTTGGAACAATGGTCACCAACAGTTGCTGTGGGAGACGGGGCCAAACTTTAGGGGGTTTGGCCTTTTAATTAGAGCACGTTTTAAATTACTTTATGCACCGAAAAATACAGCAGTAACTTCACGTTTCTACACcggcaatattttttttgctgccaatTTGCTGACGTTTGTGTGACAGCAGGGCAGTTCAGAAGATACGACCCAATGAACAATTCGAGCTGCTTTGAATGGGTGTTTGGAATTCGAGCAGATACGCGATTTAGTGTGCTCGATAGGTTAATTTACTGTTTTGTGTgagaaaattgtattttgcaAAATATAAATCTTGTGAAACCGACTGTAATCATCATAATTTATGGAATTTCACTTAGTTTAATACCTACAATCATATATTTGGCAAACCTAATTTGGTTCCCTCTTTGGCTCGGGCTGTTAAGCGCCttaaggtatgcaatatgaAGTGTAACATTACTTTTTATTAATTATGGGGTTTCAATAACGGAACTGcacgattccggagccgatttcgtttctggaatcgatttcgatACTGGACCCGTAATCAGAATTTTCTCCGGAAATGGAAATTacaccggaatcggaatcTGAATTTGTTCTGGAATTAAAAccagaagtttcagaagcagAATTAGTTCTGTGATTTCTATGAGCTCATTTAGATACATGCAATTGCATTTGGATCCTTTGCGGCTATCGATAAAATCGTAGTTGCATACGACCCAATCGCCTATTCTCATGAAGGTGTTAAAACCGATTCTgtttccggagccgattctgattttggAA
Proteins encoded:
- the LOC120956385 gene encoding short-chain specific acyl-CoA dehydrogenase, mitochondrial-like, producing the protein MFRKLTTAFNSRCALSRSFSVCELSKEHQQVQQLCRQFSERELKPAASAIDRNGTFPEQHIAKLAELGLMRVTVAPLYGGSGLDMLSLSLVVEELSRGCGSTGSIVSIHNCLYANLLHRLGTDDQRARFFNKYESKTIGAFALSEAGAGSDVAAMTTRATRDADGSWILNGTKAWVTSGIESVAAIVFATVDPALKYKGITAFLVDFDSGALAGVHRGRPEDKLGIRGTSTCDLMLENVRVPEANVLGTVGGGMRIAMEQLDRARIGIASQAIGIGQAALETAVEYAKQRTAFGGTLIDLPAVRTRIAEMGTRLEMTRLLVRKAAGEIDRGLRATKACSMAKWIAGETATYAAHGCQQILGGMGYVKSLPAERYYRDARITEIYGGVTDVQKAIVADQIIKELE
- the LOC120956384 gene encoding glycine--tRNA ligase, whose translation is MSTQLFLNFLSRLVPRGGSSPGAAVRHISSLVSSPRCVRLIVSSSTRLQQQPIPRKHIEWNPAVQSRSYAVAASQSDPSFRKPFNWGSNKKHRDVKLRLQLLENMTDPKIEAELAPLREAVKEQGDLVRKLKSEGAPEIDVKKAVNELKARKKVLEDRELSLAPQVASFDRARMEDLLKRRFFYDQSFAIYGGITGQYDFGPMGCALKSNMINTWRQFFVLEEQMLEVDCSILTPEPVLKASGHVDRFADLMTKDVKNGECFRLDHLIKNHLEKLAAAKDATAELKDECADIVIKLDGMTKDEMAAILRKYNMKSPITGNDLTEPIEFNLMFGTQIGPTGLVKGFLRPETAQGIFVNFKRLLEFNQGRLPFAAAQIGNSFRNEISPRSGLIRVREFTMCEIEHFCDPQAKNHPKFENVADTVMTLYSACNQMDGKSAQQIRIGDAVASGLVANETLGYFMARIQMYLHRIGILPERLRFRQHMGNEMAHYACDCWDAECLTSYGWIECVGCADRSAYDLTQHTNATGVKLVAEKKLPAPKTIEVTEVVPNKAAIGKAFKKEAKAITEALAKLSLGEVETIGKSLGDSGEHLLAVNGTDVKLTNDLIAVKTTSKTVHVEEITPSVIEPSFGIGRIMYSLLEHSFRMREGDEQRSYFSLPPVVAPLKCSVLPLSNNAEFAPFVKKISSALTSVDVSHKVDDSSGSIGRRYARTDEIAIPYGITIDFDTLKEPHTVTLRERDSMKQVRIGLDEVANTIRDLATGRTSWAEVEQKYPRFEQQEASAK